TTTATCCCCAACCCAGGGACAGTTTCACATTTACCCTTTACCACAGCCCAAGGGGTGGACACTCTGATCCCCATTCTCGGAAGAAGACACTGAGTCACACAGAGGTCAtgtgacttgaccaaggtcacacagctagtgagtgttGTGTCAAGGAGGGAACCCATAGGCCgattccagagcccatgctcttcttAACCACTAGGCTAGACTGCTCCTGGGATCTCCCTGTTGGTTTTCCACAATACTGAGTAAACCTAAGGTCTGTGCCACCACATTCCCACGGCCCTGAGCCCAGGCGGGGATGGGCATTCCCGCCCACAACAGGGCTCTCACCTGGAAGAGCTGGCGGGGATAGCGATGAAGGTCCGGGTGAAGGCACGCACACAGCCCTGAGAACTCCCTTCCACttcaacagcaaacaaacaacagaacCCCTTAGAGCCGCACGTGATGTACACGCTCACACGGCGGTCCCTAGTCAGGGTGTGACTAGACACTCAGGCTGAGAGGGCAGTTGTTCACGGGGGCCAGGGTGTCGGGAATGGGGAGGGCAACTATAGGAGCAGTCTGCGCCCAGTGACAGGGCCCCTGACAACCACTTCACAAGTTTCATGGGATGCATTTTTCACAGCCACCCAAGAGGTGGATATTACTACCCCATTGTGCAAATGCGGACACTACGAGGTTAAGCAACAGGCCAAGTTCTCAGAGTAAGGATCTGGGATGAGAGCCAACAAACTCCACAGCCTGTGTCCCCAACACCCAGGGTGTGCAGGGCAGACAGGCATGGACACAGCTCAAACCTGGGTTGTCTGTGGGAAGACTGAGGGCTGGAGAacacagggggaaggggaggggaggggaaaagaggtgaaagaaagggaagggaaaagaagggaagggaagagaggcatAAGGAAGGGAaatgaagggaggggaagggaaggggtcaGGGAAGCTGCGTGGTTCTGGGAGTGAGCCTGGCCAGGGGGAGCCAGCAGGGGGGCATCTGGGGTGGGGGTCTACACACACTCACCTTCCTTGAACACCCCACTGACGGAGAAGCAGAGCATCGTTTCCTGAAAGGGAAGAGCCCAGGCGCCCAgtcaccacctccacctcctacCCACCTGCGGCTTCCTGGGCCCGCCCTAGGGAGGAAGCAGGCGCTCACCGTCTGGAACCACGTGTCCACCACGAAGGAGCTGAAGTCATGCTGAGTCTTGGGCAACACACAGAGGGTGTGCAAAATGACACGTTTTGTGTGCTTCAGCAGCTGGACCCGCAGGTctgtgaggggaggggaagcaagCTAAGGTCAGGGGCTGCCACGCCCTGGGCCCTATGATTGACCCCCTTCACCACCCTTTCCCACCCAGTCTTCCCATCACACACTCACGGGGGTCCTTGAGCTTCTTAGGGTCAGAGGTCAGGGGTGAAAGGGCCCTGGAAATTCCATGGGCAGGACTACAGTTTGGATCATCACCGTGGGTTCCCCAAGGCCTGTGAAGAACGCGGTTGAAGAAGACCCAGAGCCTTTGTCAGGTTCCCACGGGGCTGTACCATCTCCCTCCGCCCAGGACTTTTAAGGGTCAGTTTCAAAACTGTAACTGGGGCGAGACCTAATGGGGTTCAGAGTAGTTTGTGGGTGCTGTCAGTGCCAGTTAGAGGAGTCAGTGAACAAGGAATACACTTACCAAGGTTAGTAACTTGGGGAACAATTCCAGGATGGAGCTGCCAAAAtcaagacaaaacagaaaagtcAGTGAAACTGTGGAGGTGACCCTCCTCCTCATGGGAGCAAGTATACCCACACCCCAGTGCCCCAGCCTTACGGGGCCCTGAACACGTCCCCCATCGACTGGCACAGAGGGAGAGCATGCCCTACCTCCCtctccgcctccctccctcccttcctctccttcccctgggtaGCTACCCCCCAAGACTGCCCAGACTCCCTTCTCCAGTGCCACAGGGACCAGCATTTCAAACCCATGCTGCAGGGgttctttcccctcccttctttcctccaggGCCCCACTGAAGgctgtggggagaagagggaatgGGGTGTGTGCCCGAGGCTCTGCTACCTCACTGGGGGTCCAGCACTCTGCCAAGGCCTGGACCAAGACCTGGACTCCCCCCATGGATGGCCCAGGatgctggggcagggaggtgagTGAGGTGGAGctcagaagggagggagggagatggaggggaTGAAGACAGAAAGGGATTGAAGGTACGAGGGGAGAGATGACAGAGACATACGGGCCTAGagacaagggagagagagaaaacaaagggaagggaaagaaactcTCCCGTGGTAGGGgtaagggaagaagagagaagaaaggggaaatggCGCCCCTTTTGCAGCTCTTCACCTGCCCCAGAATGGCTGAGACACAGCaagtaagaatgtaaaatatgcaCATATTGGGCTGGGGGCCCATTGGATGTTGGTTGAAACTTTGTCAACTTTGAGATGCAGAGAGGAGAGCATAGGGCCTGTAGTCCTCCCAGAGGGCCACGTCAGCTGCCCCTTGCAAACGGGCACTTTCGGGAGTAGCTCAGGATCCCAGTGGATAACAGAGGATACATCTGACCTTATGTTGGTTGACTTATCAGGGAAGGTGGTGCACAGGGGGTTTCTGTCTGCACACATCCCTTCTGGCTCCAGCCGCTCACCCTTGTCCATCTCCCCTGCAGACTTCACCTGTGATGATGAGGAGGAACCACATGggccagagaaacagagccaggaCAAGTACACCCACACCCCAGTGTCCCAGCCTTACGGAGCCCTGAAACGTCCCCCATCAACTGGCACAGAGGGAGAGCATGCCCTActtccctccccgcctccctccctcccttcctctccttcccctgggtaGCTACCCCCCAAGACTGCCCAGACTCCCTTCTCCAGTGCCACAGGGACCAGCATTTCAAACCCATGCTGCAGGGgttctttcccctcccttccttcctccagggcCCCACTGAAGgctgtggggagaagagggaatgGGGTGTGTGCCCGAGGCTTTGCTGCCTCACTGGGGGTCCAGCTCTCTGCCAAGGCCTGCACCAAGACCTGGACTCCCCCCATGGATGGCCCAGGatgctggggcagggaggtgagTGAGGTGGGGTTCAGGAGGCAAGGAGGGAGATGGAGGGGGATGAAGACAGAAAGGGAGTGAAGGTACGAGGGGAGAGATGACAGAGACATACGGGCCTAGagacaagggagagagagaaaacaaagggaagggaaagaaactcTCCCGTGGTAGGGgtaagggaagaagagagaagaaaggggaaatggCGCCCCTTTTGCAGCTCTTCACCTGCCCCAGAATGGCTGAGACACAGCaagtaagaatgtaaaatatgcaCATATTGGGCTGGGGGCCCATTGGATGTTGGTTGAAACTTTGTCAACTTTGTGATGCAGAGAGGAGAGCATAGGGCCTGTAGTCCTCCCAGAGGGCCACGTCAGCTGCCCCTTGCAAACGGGCACTTTCGGGAGTAGCTCAGGATCCCAGTGGATAACAGAGGATACATCTGACCTTATGTTGGTTGACTTATCAGGGAAGGTGGTGCACAGGGGGTTTCTGTCTGCACACATCCCTTCTGGCTCCAGCCGCTCACCCTTGTCCATCTCCCCTGCAGACTTCACCTGTGATGATGAGGAGGAACCACATGggccagagaaacagagccaggaCGGCCGTGCACCCCTAGTCCCTTCCTTTTCCTACAAATCCATTTCCCTTCCTCTGCCAGGAGGAGGGAAACAGAGGCTGAGAGGCTCCTGGCTGGTACAGCTCCAGCACCAACCCCTCCCCGAGTTACCATTCCTGAGTATCCTTCCCAGCTAGACCCCTCTGCCCTCACCTGCTCTACAATTACTGCTGTAGCCATACCGGGGTCAGAGCGGACTCTCTGGATGTCAAGAGATTGCTGGGAGACATCATATCGTTCCTTCACGGGCAGCTGCAGAGTTAGGGATGGGGCTCAGGGGCTCTGAGTGTGAGGTGGTGATCGGGGGCAATAGGTGGGTCTGGCTGTGAGTGCACAGGTTGTGTTGAGTCCGCATTACCTTTATCTGCTCCACCTTTTCTGACTTCAGCTCCTTCAGCACAGAGTGGGGTGCATCACAGGGCTCAACAAAGATAGATATCTGTTGAGAACACAAGAGGGGCTGGGTAAGCTCCAGGAAATCTGAGCCCTGGGATCAAGCAAGACCATGCCCCTGTCCTGCCCTCTTGCCCCCGGCTAGCCCTGCTCATGCCCTCGACACACACCCTTTCATTAGCCTCATTGTAAATCACGCCGTTGACATTCTTCAGTGCGAAGGCAATGTTGGCGTTCTCAATGAAGAACTGGGCCTGCATTTTCTCATAGTGAAACTGTAGGGAGAGTGACAAGAGAAGCATAATATGAGACCAGAGCCATTTCTCATCTGGGCCTGCCATCTATCCCGTTTCCTCTCATCGGCCTCAATGTCCTCTCTTACTTCGACTGGGGTGAAGGGGACACTGCATTGCTTCTGAATCAAATTCAGCAGCCACTTCTCATCATATTTAATACCGAAGGGGATCTAGGAGCCAAAGAAATAATTGGGGAAAGAAAAGTGATACAATGGAATCCAAGGTTAAGATAAGACCCAGCTGTGTCTTGCTTTAGGATCTTTATTCAGGCTTTAGGTAATTTCTTAAGATAGGACAATATCTGTTATCGCTAACTTTTACACCAGACATGGACTTCCTAAATaccctttctttccatttaaatacTTTTCCTGAAATAAGCGACTTCATATCTTTCACATGTACTTACTTTTATAAAGTTCTAAGAGATCCTACCTAAGGCAGACCTGGCCTGCTGCTCTGACAAGGACCCCAGAGACTCAGCCTCCTCCCACACTCAGCTTGAGCCAAACTGCGTCTTTTGGTGTGAAGTTGCTCCATCTCCTCGGCAGtagtttcctcctttgtttttagacagcctctcccatgctccctgcagtcaGTCTGCTCCCTTTATATTGCTTCTCTGAACCTGCCCTCACATGATCTAGGAAGTTAACTCCTAGTAGTAACAAGACAGATGACCAACTCCACTGCCACGAGAGAAAAGTTCCCAGCATCTCTACACGCGCCCAACATGACTCCCTCTGTCATCTTCTTCTACATGTTAGGTCCATTTAGCCAGCACACTCACCCTGATCTTGAACCAGCTCCCCAAGGTCTCATCCTGCctgtttctctccatttttctctctggagGCTTTTGCTCTGTCGCCTTGTTAACATGGGTTTCgtcttttttctgaaaattgcCTCTCCGATGGCAGAATGGAATGGCATAGGGAGCACTGTGGGGAAGTGGAGAGAAGAAAGTGTCCGTATAGTCTTGGGAAGTCTTCTCTACATTTTCCCCAATGATAGCAGAGCTACAATAAAGATTGCTCAACCATTAACCTGATCCCATCATTCCTCACTCTTCCAGGTTAGAGAGAAGAATGACATATTTAACTACAAGGTTGTGTTTTCCACTGGTTGATACTTGTCAGCCATGCTGCCTCGTCACTTACTATCTTACTCCGGTGTCCTTGTGAACATCACTTGTTGCTTGATCTCCATCTTGTTGTTGCTGGGATGAAGGATGAATACCAGACCTGACTTCTTCAGACCAATTGTTATACCTCCTTTGGTAAATATGCCGGCATCTTGCTCTTCTTTGTAAGGAGGTAACTTGCTTATTGTACTCTGAAATTGAGAATATCACACCAATTGTCTCAGTACCAGAAAAACTCCTGGGTAAATATCACGGCTAATGAAGAAATATCACCAACTTTATAATCTAAATAGGAAATTATCAtagttaggaagaaaaaaaaaggctgagagaCTTCACTGTGTTTCTGCTTCTCAGGAAATGAGAGGTGGGCAGCATTCACAGCCGAGAAGAAAACAAGCACAGAGGAAAGGGTCTGGACCCAGGGTTTAGTCTGTGATGTTAGTCCCTGCTCTGCTTGGTTCAGGTTATGTGATCTGGGACAAGTGGCTTTTCATCTCTAATTCTCTCTTCCCTGCTCGGCTCTAGGGGCACAATAAAACCTACCCTGAAATCTACCCTGGTGTGATGGTTCAAGGGTCAAAGGTGACCTCCCTGCCTGACGGAAGAATTAGAGATATGAAAGATAAGTCCGATGAAAAGATCCAGAATGGAGCCTGGAGAGACATAACATGGAGAATACCAAAAGCGAGGGGGAGGTAATTAAAGGTGATGCAGTGAACATACCTAACACATGGTTAATGTGAGTCCcggaaagaaggggagggaacAGTGGAGAAGTGGTATTTGAAGAGATCTTGGTTGAGAAGTTTCCAAAAGTAACAAGATATCAACTCAGTGGAACAGTATTATGGTAATAGGAGAGAAAGTATGCTTTAAGGAAAAGCAGTCCTAAGATATGGATTCATTTCATCATCTTGTAATGAAAACTCGGAAACTAAGTGACCAGAAGACTcaaactaaaagaaatgttacAGGCTCTTCTTTGGGCAGAAGAAATATCCTCCCAGGTGGAGGCACATAGATACAGGAAAGAAAGACTAATGACATTTGTGAATATGTAGGCAAATTTAAATGAGTGTTCACTATATAACACAATGATAGTAATTTCTTCTGGGGATTTAAATATACAGAGAATGAAAATGCATGACAATAAATTTGGAGGGTATATGGAGTCAAAGTGTCTCAAGGTCCCCTAATTGTCTGAGGAGTTTTAAAGAACTAATTAACTAACATTGGACTGAAACGGCAAAAATGTACATTGTAATCTGAAGGGTAAACACTACAAGAACGGCAAGAGAATGTTTATCTTGCCACATGAGGTGACAATTTAATAGTTGTAAAATGTTAATCatttcaaaggaaaggaaaggaaaaagaacttaGAAGAGGCAAAAATGAATATACAGTAAGATAGTATATATAAACCAAATTACATCTACTTTTCCATTAAAAGTTTAAGATTAATATTCCAAATAGAAAGACAGCTATTATCAGACTGGACAAGAAACCTTCCATCAAATGCTCCTGAAAAGAGACACATGCAAATTTTAATCatctagaaaatttgaaaataaaaaaaaatggcaaaacgTATACTTTTTCCACAGTAACCTACAGAAAGCTGGTATAACCCTATTAGTAAAAGAAAAGgtacactttaaagaaaaaagcatcactagagaaagaaggagatgTCTTTGTGATAACAGGTTCAATGCAATAAGGAGATATtaatagaaaattctaaatttgtatgcATGTCCTAAAATAGAGCCAAAATATGCAAGCAAAATCTAACAGAAATAGAGCATGGACAAATTCACAGTCACAGTGGGAAATTTTAACACAGCTCACTGAGTGATGCACAAAATGGCAGACAAAAACTCAGCTAGAGGGAGAAGGTTTCAAAATGTCAGTTAAGTTAACAAATGTATTTAATTGACATAGAACAATGCACATAACAACTACTCATCGGACATTCCAGAACAGATCATATGCTGGCcaacaaagcaagcctcagtaagcTTCTGTGGACTCATACAATTTACCCTGACTAGTTAATGTAATATTCAGTGGTAATGGTGGgttttctgcccctcccccacctcataTAAATCCAAGGAATATTAGTTTACACAATCCCACGCCCCACCTAGGTGACCCTCCCTACTCTCCAAACCTTAGACCTGAGAAGATCACATGACTTGTGCCTTTTCCTTAGCCAGGGGAAATAATTCACCTCAGCCATGGCCATTTCCATAAGAGGGGAGGTTTTCCACATGGAATCAGGATGGGTGTGTCAGAGCCCACTTGGCCCGTTTCCTCAAGAGAGTGGGAAATAGAGAGCCTGAGCCCTCTGCATGCCTTCTCTAAAGGGCGGTCAGCTTGTTGGGGGTCCTGTGGGTTGGGGTTAGGGAGGGAACCCAGAACCCCTCCTGCCCTCTGGGGATCTGAGGACAAGGTCTCATGCTGACCAACTCACCCATGGGGTTGCCTGAAGGCAGTGATCTGTCACCACCCTCCTCACAGCCTGCTCGTGAAGAGAATCTGTGGATCTGGAGCTGGAAGTTTGGAGAATATCAGGAGGGGCTGCCGAAGAGGAGAGTGCAAGCCCCAAGCCACTTTGACAGAGCCACACAAACAAGATGGAGCCCTAACAGGAAGTCCCTTCCCCAAGGGCATAGAGGAGGAGAGCCCTGGGGGCCAGAGGAGACTTAACTTCCTGTAATTACTGCCCCCTGAGTTTGCTACCAGCCTAACAGCCAGGGAACTCTTTCCAACTGTACCGCCCTTGCGGAGGAGGCCATTTGGAATCAGGAGGCTTAGGGGACCTTGGTACTTCTGGTTACAAACACAGGGAGCTCTGTATGCCAGACTCTGGATCAGCTACACTACATTGTGTTCCTTCGTTCGGCAAACCCAGAGAACTCTGTGTGCCAGCTGTAGGCCAGGCTCTGTACTTGCTACATTGTCTCTATCCTTTCATGAATTCCTCACAGGGGGACTCTGATATCAGAATCACCAACTTTCCAAGGTTGCTGAGGCTTACTGAGGTGCTGGAGCTTGTCTAGGGTCATTCAGATGCTacctggggaaacagagactgaaATTGAGCTCCACGGAATGGAAGATGATTTCCCCAAGCACAGATTTACTAAGTTATTGCTGCAGTGTGGGAGATTGTCTTAAGTTAGTACAAAGTAACAGAATTTTCGGAAAATAGTCAAATGGCTGGAATTAACCTCAGCCCACCTCAGAGAGATAATaccaaaaaccaaaagaaatacaaaaaccaaacaacaaagaACAGACCTGAAAACTATAAACGAAATAGCAATCAGAGTTTTGTGGGTCACTGTaatgacaataaaagaaaacaaatcatgtattttcctttaaaaaaaaaaaaatgtcctcaaTGTAGATAGATGCCCCTAGTGGTCAGAGCCGGAATTGTAGCTCTGAAAGTTCCAGACCGGAGCGGTTTCgaggcagagggaaggagagaggagattgGGCTCCAGTGCATCAGTTAGAcgtttctggaattttccactaatttctggaattttccacccCGTGTCCACAATCCCTTCCTGGATCTCTATGCACTGAGAAAAGTCCAGCCActgagagaggtgaagaaaaaTCTGCACATAAGTGTGTGTGAACATTTGGGGGTAAAAGAAGTGTAAGACAGAAATGCACATACCACACAGATAAACTGTCAAgtcaaaatttgaaattttttatttcttatgaaaCAGTGTCATGTGAACTCTTTGATAACATGGTAAATATATGTGAACTTTTTTTGTTAGTTGCTTATTAGATATTTTCGAGCGTTCCTCTCAACAAATTAGCCTAatcacaaaatattaaacattaaaaatgtatacttagaaaataaaatcattctgcACCTTCCATCTACATGATCCCCTCACCCTGACTCACAAATACCCAAGATATCCAATGTAAGAGGATTGGTGCACATTTTCCAGATGTGTTTCTCTTTAGGTGATGTGAATACCTAACTTAGAGCATTTGTGTATAGTTATGTAGttctatacatattctttttaaattttgcaattatataagtaattttatgcaaattcattttttcacttaTTGTGACAtcttcagattttcattttgtcagttaATGGGTTGTCATCTTTCCAGAGGTTATTGGAGAAGCATTTTGCTTCTTAGGCGAATTATTTGCAATTATCTTTTGTCCCTTTCTCTACTGATTAACAGAAATCCTTTTGGTTCTTGCACATGAGTACAAAATctgtaataatttttgaaatgttgTCTCCCAACTTTCcagtcttttagttttttttcttcttttgacagGACAGaaattgctttaattttcatgggtttttttactttaaaataatgcagctatgacagaaaagaaaatgagtaatACATAGGGTAGCATCAAATACTAGTCCACTGGGAATTCTAGTCTACTGGGATTTCTAGATTCAAAGCCTTGAGGGATCCAAGGCACAATGGAAAAGGGCTTTAGACCAAAATCTACATTGAtgaagaatggggaaaatatttgaaccTGTGTTTGCTTATAGGAGATACCACGTAAAGTGCTTCTGGCCTAAAATAATTCTGTAAGTCATCATTTTGTGGCAAATGAAGATTTTGTGGCAAATGAAGCATTAAGGGGAGCCCACGTACATTAAAACTAGCAGCAAAAACATTtcttctgcctctccctcccatgGAGGAGATCCCATGGAGGGGATCATTTTCTCCCCTCCATGGAGGTTAATTTTCCTCTGCTTCTACCTGGGCCCCACATGCCCAGCACACCCGCCCCCAGACAGTTCAATCCCTGTGGCACTCCAGGCTTAAGGGAGTGGATTTTATCTCCATCATGAACTTCCAAGACCAAGACATGGGTGAGAGGGTTGTTTGAGTACCCTATCTGCGTGGCATTGACACCAGGGGAATTCAAAACTGCATATGTGACCCAAAAAACCTTTTAACTGTTACAAACTTATATGAGAAATTGAagggaagttagaaaaagaaaaccttgtcAATCCCAAACAAAAATGTCACATAGAAAGGAATgcaaattacaggaaaaatattttataggcaAATGTTTAATATTCTCATACATAAATAAATCTGATTAGTAAGAGTGTCTTTCAAAGTCTattgaaagaatttaaataagaACTATACatcatagctagtgggaagctgtcgcatagcacagggagatcacctctgtgctttgtgaccatgagaggggtgggatagggagggtgggagggagggagacgcaagagggaagagatatgggaacatatgtatatgtataactgattcactttgttgtaaaggagaaactaacacactattgtaaaacagttatactccaataaagatgttaaaaaaaaaaaaaataaaataaaaaataaaaataaaaataaaaagaactatacatcataaacatataaagatttaaaaagtacaaaaacaattataaatgtatgtaagtgcgtacatatatttacatatgcacatatacataaacatacataacATGAGGAAAAGTGTATACATACTGTGAGCAAAATTTGGAAGAATATATATGTCATGTAAACCTGTTTATATAGTACTGTATACAGAGAAATATATCTGGGGAACATAAACTAAACTATCAAGGATGTACATCTTGCTATgtaacaagatgaaaaaaatatagaaaaatattttctctaatacaCATTCTTGCACTTCATTAGTTTATAAAGATAgcaatttgaaatcagaaaaataactGATGTAAAATTTTATAGCATAGTAGTATATACCTGGTTGGGAATTTTCACTACAAAAATAATAGGTGTGTGGATTAACGGTATATTTCTAAATCTATATGCTTTTTCACATTACTTTTGTCTCTCAATTACACACATATAGGTTGCCCGTCATAgttgggagggagaggcagaagaAATGATTTTGCCACTAGTTTTAATGTACGTGGGCTACCCTTAATGCTTCGTTTGCCACAAAATCTTCCAGAAATGTCACTCTGAATTAGACCTTGCTCACTCCATGCTTCCAAAGATTCCTGCTGAGTGATGTCTAAGCTGCAATTCTAGACATGTGGACCATGGACAACAAAATGTGGTTACGTATGTCAAAGGGATTGAAAATGGAGCCAGGAGGCTAGTAAGGAAGTAGGACTTACATATTTCTACCCCCAAATGCAACATAAACCTTTGACCCAGCCAACCTGAGACCGACTGGAACTTGTTTTCGTTATTCCCTGGAGACCAGAGCATGGCAACCAATCTGGTGCCTCAAGTGACTGAATGCCTGCCAGCACCAATCATAGTTCTGTAAAGGTAGCCTATATAAATTCTCTGGAATGTCTTTATATGTCACCTTTATAAGCTCCTGCCATTTTTGTTTCCCTGTGAGCACATTTGAGTTGCTACTCAAATCAGTGCCTCCCAAATTATAATTCATAAGACCCTAAGTAAaaactcttttttcttatttgcagcctTCTGCATTTCTTGGTTGACAATATGTTCACCAGTTATCGTGGACCTCCAATTTATGAATTTCCTCCAGTGGAAAatttgggaaaaggaaagaaaaatttattaaaagttgCTTTGCATGGTGAGTGGTGGAagaacatgtaaaataaaatcatgctcAAATTGCTTTACCTAACgactttcttcttctctatgGTTTCACAGATAGAAATCAGAGTAATAATATAGGACTCCTCTTAGAGGGCTGGTGGTCAGTAAAGGCCTGAGGTGGGAGCAAGGAGGGCAGAAGCTGTTCAGGTACTTTCTACAACTG
This window of the Physeter macrocephalus isolate SW-GA chromosome 21, ASM283717v5, whole genome shotgun sequence genome carries:
- the LOC102986802 gene encoding nuclear RNA export factor 3-like, which codes for SNFDLTVYLCEYNKQVTSLQRRARCRHIYQRRYNNWSEEVRSGIHPSSQQQQDGDQATSDVHKDTGVRYAPYAIPFCHRRGNFQKKDETHVNKATEQKPPERKMERNRQDETLGSWFKIRIPFGIKYDEKWLLNLIQKQCSVPFTPVEFHYEKMQAQFFIENANIAFALKNVNGVIYNEANERISIFVEPCDAPHSVLKELKSEKVEQIKLPVKERYDVSQQSLDIQRVRSDPGWDTGVWVYLSWLCFSGPCGSSSSSQVKSAGEMDKGERLEPEGMCADRNPLCTTFPDKSTNISSILELFPKLLTLKLKDPHLRVQLLKHTKRVILHTLCVLPKTQHDFSSFVVDTWFQTETMLCFSVSGVFKEVEGSSQGCVRAFTRTFIAIPASSSSLCIVNDELFVSDSNPKKTESVFLIPKPTCCASSISTLSMEWQAMVQAFSTWSGMNVQDSQK